One Pectobacterium colocasium DNA segment encodes these proteins:
- the ndk gene encoding nucleoside-diphosphate kinase, which translates to MTIERTFSIVKPNAVAKNAIGSIYARFESAGFTLVAAKMLRLSREQAEGFYAEHKGKPFFDGLVEFMMSGPIMVQVLEGENAVQRNRDIMGATNPANALAGTLRADYADSFTANAVHGSDSIESAQREIAYFFSDDEICPRA; encoded by the coding sequence ATGACGATAGAACGTACCTTCTCCATCGTAAAACCGAATGCGGTTGCCAAAAATGCCATTGGTTCGATTTACGCACGCTTTGAAAGCGCCGGTTTTACCCTTGTTGCGGCTAAAATGCTGCGCCTGAGCCGTGAGCAAGCGGAAGGCTTTTACGCTGAGCATAAAGGCAAGCCGTTCTTTGATGGCCTGGTTGAATTCATGATGTCTGGCCCAATCATGGTGCAGGTGCTGGAAGGTGAAAACGCCGTTCAACGTAACCGTGACATCATGGGTGCCACGAACCCGGCAAATGCACTGGCGGGCACGCTGCGTGCGGATTACGCTGACAGCTTCACGGCGAACGCGGTACACGGTTCTGATTCTATTGAATCTGCTCAGCGTGAAATCGCGTATTTCTTCAGCGATGATGAAATTTGCCCGCGCGCGTAA
- the sseB gene encoding enhanced serine sensitivity protein SseB, whose product MEFSPRNKLEEVLILAATEPAHRPEFFSELMEATVFVLGTTDDGDESGEVVLHAGSNVNIQHWEKDDGSSAIPFFSSLEALQSVITEEASFLALPTRSLFEMTQGVTLFLNPKLSYGKEFLPQEIEHILSGEGHGFVQQRIVEEEMQVLLSQPAEMPAQMIDSLTQLFTKHRHVKRAFLAQIQEPGEEQPHLLIGIDVDQDEETIIREAGSVASDTLPDERPVDLCLVKEGEPGISHYMIKHTTPFYERKWGSFLREFKATGNA is encoded by the coding sequence ATGGAGTTTTCGCCACGTAATAAACTGGAAGAAGTGCTGATTCTGGCTGCAACGGAACCCGCACATCGTCCTGAGTTTTTCAGTGAACTGATGGAAGCCACGGTGTTTGTGTTGGGCACGACCGATGACGGGGATGAATCCGGTGAGGTGGTGTTGCATGCGGGCAGTAATGTGAATATCCAACACTGGGAAAAAGACGATGGCTCATCTGCTATTCCTTTCTTCTCTTCTCTGGAAGCTTTACAGAGCGTGATTACGGAAGAAGCGTCTTTTCTGGCTCTACCGACGCGTTCGCTGTTTGAAATGACACAGGGCGTCACGCTGTTCCTCAATCCTAAACTTTCGTATGGCAAAGAGTTTTTGCCGCAGGAAATTGAACATATTCTGTCTGGCGAAGGTCACGGTTTTGTTCAGCAGCGTATCGTCGAAGAAGAGATGCAGGTCTTGCTGAGTCAGCCAGCCGAGATGCCAGCACAGATGATTGATTCCCTGACGCAGCTGTTTACCAAGCATCGCCATGTAAAACGAGCGTTTTTGGCGCAGATTCAGGAGCCGGGCGAAGAACAGCCCCACCTGCTGATTGGGATTGATGTCGATCAGGATGAAGAAACCATCATCCGTGAAGCGGGCAGCGTCGCCAGTGATACCTTGCCGGACGAGCGTCCTGTCGATCTGTGTTTGGTGAAAGAAGGTGAGCCGGGGATCAGCCACTACATGATTAAACACACCACGCCGTTCTATGAACGCAAGTGGGGGAGTTTCCTGAGGGAGTTTAAGGCCACCGGCAACGCCTGA
- the sseA gene encoding 3-mercaptopyruvate sulfurtransferase, which produces MSASSSDLPVSHERFVSADWLASRLNNSSITLIDARMLPPGNTTRDIHAEYRAGHLPGAVFFDIETLSDHSTDLPHMMPTRENFARAMGELGIDNQQHLVIYDEGNLFSAPRAWWMLHTFGATSLSILSGGLAGWKAQNMPLEQGDVTPKPTTFHATLDESAIRSCDDVLSISRDKSEQIVDARPAPRFHAEVDEPRPGLHRGHIPGSLNVPWTDLVHNGALKPNAELATILHKNGVDFTRPIVASCGSGVTASVVVLALTQLNVPNVTLYDGSWSDWGSRDDVPIARD; this is translated from the coding sequence ATGTCAGCATCGTCTTCTGATTTGCCCGTTTCTCATGAGCGGTTTGTTTCCGCAGACTGGCTTGCCAGCCGCCTGAATAACAGCAGTATCACACTCATTGATGCCCGAATGCTGCCACCGGGCAACACCACCCGTGATATTCATGCCGAATACCGCGCCGGTCACCTACCTGGCGCGGTTTTTTTTGATATTGAAACCCTGTCCGATCACAGTACCGATCTGCCGCATATGATGCCAACTCGCGAAAACTTCGCACGGGCGATGGGCGAGTTGGGGATTGATAACCAGCAGCATCTGGTGATTTACGATGAAGGAAATCTCTTCTCAGCGCCGCGCGCGTGGTGGATGTTGCACACCTTCGGTGCGACATCCCTTTCAATCCTGAGCGGGGGTCTGGCAGGCTGGAAAGCGCAAAATATGCCGTTGGAACAGGGTGATGTGACACCGAAACCAACCACGTTTCACGCTACGTTGGATGAAAGCGCGATTCGCTCATGCGATGATGTACTTTCCATCAGCCGGGATAAATCAGAACAGATTGTCGATGCCCGTCCCGCGCCGCGCTTTCATGCCGAAGTGGACGAACCGCGTCCCGGCCTGCATCGCGGCCATATTCCCGGCAGCCTGAACGTGCCGTGGACCGATTTAGTACATAACGGTGCGCTGAAACCCAACGCTGAACTGGCAACCATTCTGCATAAGAATGGGGTGGATTTCACTCGCCCTATCGTCGCTAGCTGTGGCTCCGGCGTCACGGCATCTGTCGTTGTGCTGGCGCTGACGCAGTTAAATGTCCCGAATGTGACGCTGTACGACGGTTCATGGAGTGATTGGGGTAGCCGCGATGATGTTCCGATTGCGCGCGATTAA
- a CDS encoding PTS transporter subunit EIIC — MKRAVNALQNFGKSLYGPVLILPIVGLFIAFGNVFGNGNLAGYIPLLNHPLIQDFGQLVSKSAVAILANLALVFAVGIPIGLAKRDKGYAALIGLVMFIIFINAMNITLQLQGKLVPAAEMRAAGQGMVLGVQVLEMGVFAGILIGGFAGYLYNRYSSKQFNGVMAIYSGHCFVAILVIPLAIALGFAMSALWPFAQQGITWLAFAIKGAGPVGIAIYGFLERVLIPTGLHHLVYTPFLYTELGGTAEVCGKLYQGARNIYFAEMACQDVKQLSSTVVWDARGISKMFGLTAAALAMYVTAKPEKRLAAKAILIPAAFTSFLLGVTEPLEFSFLFVAPMLFAVHAVLTGIGMMLFSIMGVHAIGANGVIDFLLYNLPLGIEKSNWPMYIAVGLTMSVIYFFVFRFLILYFDMPTPGRETDEEETRLYSKNEYQAKAESQVKTQDAVKNDDPPVGATIIAGLGGKPNIEVVDNCYTRLRVTLIDPTLVDEQQLKNTGAKAVIRQGNNVQVVYGLHVKTIREAVENAL; from the coding sequence ATGAAAAGAGCGGTCAATGCATTGCAAAATTTCGGCAAGTCCCTGTATGGGCCAGTGCTGATACTCCCGATTGTCGGGCTATTCATCGCATTTGGGAACGTGTTTGGTAACGGCAACTTAGCGGGCTATATCCCTTTACTTAATCACCCTTTAATTCAGGATTTTGGTCAACTGGTTTCCAAATCTGCCGTAGCGATTCTGGCTAATTTGGCGCTGGTATTCGCCGTTGGGATCCCGATTGGATTGGCAAAACGCGATAAGGGCTACGCTGCGCTGATCGGTCTGGTGATGTTCATCATCTTCATTAACGCCATGAATATCACGCTGCAATTACAGGGAAAACTCGTGCCAGCCGCAGAGATGCGCGCCGCCGGGCAAGGCATGGTGCTAGGCGTTCAGGTGCTGGAAATGGGCGTTTTCGCCGGTATCCTGATCGGCGGATTCGCAGGCTATCTGTATAACCGCTATTCCAGTAAACAGTTTAACGGTGTCATGGCGATTTATTCCGGCCACTGCTTCGTTGCCATTCTGGTTATTCCGCTGGCGATTGCGCTGGGCTTTGCGATGAGCGCGCTGTGGCCGTTTGCTCAACAGGGCATTACCTGGCTGGCCTTCGCGATTAAAGGTGCAGGCCCTGTTGGCATCGCCATTTATGGTTTTCTGGAACGCGTGCTAATCCCCACTGGGCTTCATCATCTGGTCTACACCCCATTCCTGTACACCGAACTGGGCGGCACCGCAGAGGTATGCGGCAAGTTGTATCAGGGCGCACGCAACATCTATTTTGCTGAAATGGCCTGTCAGGATGTCAAACAACTGAGTTCCACCGTAGTCTGGGACGCACGTGGCATCAGTAAAATGTTTGGTCTGACTGCCGCCGCGTTGGCGATGTACGTCACAGCGAAGCCAGAAAAGCGTCTGGCAGCCAAAGCCATTCTGATTCCGGCCGCTTTTACTTCTTTCTTGCTGGGTGTCACCGAGCCGCTGGAATTCTCCTTCCTGTTCGTCGCGCCCATGCTATTTGCCGTCCACGCCGTACTAACTGGCATAGGCATGATGCTGTTCTCCATCATGGGCGTGCATGCCATTGGTGCCAACGGCGTCATCGACTTCCTGCTTTATAACCTGCCGCTGGGCATCGAGAAATCTAACTGGCCGATGTACATCGCGGTTGGGCTGACTATGTCGGTGATTTACTTCTTCGTCTTCCGCTTCCTGATTCTGTATTTCGATATGCCAACACCCGGACGTGAAACCGATGAGGAAGAGACGCGCCTGTACTCTAAAAACGAATATCAGGCGAAAGCCGAGAGCCAGGTAAAAACGCAGGACGCAGTGAAGAACGATGATCCGCCTGTCGGCGCTACCATTATCGCCGGACTGGGCGGTAAACCAAACATCGAGGTAGTGGATAACTGTTACACCCGCTTACGGGTCACGCTGATCGACCCAACGCTGGTAGACGAACAACAGCTTAAGAACACCGGTGCGAAAGCCGTTATCCGGCAGGGTAACAACGTACAGGTGGTTTACGGACTTCACGTCAAAACGATACGCGAAGCAGTTGAAAACGCGCTTTAA
- a CDS encoding 6-phospho-alpha-glucosidase: MTKPPFILTIAGGGSTYTPGIVKSLMVRLADFPLAEIRLYDIDGPRQDIIAPVVEKVIRDHSDSIVFTVTTDAETAFSGAHFVFAQMRVGQYKMREQDEKIPLRHGVVGQETCGPGGLAYGLRTILPMAELIDLAELYAHKEAWIVNYSNPAAIVAEGVRRLRPNARVLNICDMPVAAMRNIAAVLGVDRHDITVDYFGLNHFGWFTRVLVDGVDRMPELREHIARYGLLTADAADTDPQHADPSWVKTWRNIKPIMDHFPEFVPNPYLQYYLMPNQIVEHQDPDYTRANEVMDGREKKLFAAAASYKDTGILSDAFHVGVHGAFIVDVACSLAFDLRQRHLVIVENKGAIANLPYDAMVEVPAYITAQGPEPVRMGNVPQFHRALLEQQLASEQLLVEATLEGSYEKALQAFTLNRTVPTMQHAKAILDEMIEANQDYWPQLKQAYRDGIAQ; this comes from the coding sequence ATGACGAAACCCCCATTCATTCTGACCATTGCCGGCGGCGGCAGCACCTATACCCCAGGCATCGTAAAGAGTCTGATGGTACGTCTCGCGGATTTCCCGCTGGCAGAGATTCGTTTGTATGACATCGACGGCCCGCGGCAGGACATCATCGCGCCGGTGGTGGAAAAGGTCATTCGTGACCACAGTGACAGCATCGTTTTTACCGTCACGACCGACGCGGAGACCGCGTTTAGCGGCGCCCACTTTGTCTTTGCCCAGATGCGTGTCGGGCAGTACAAGATGCGCGAGCAGGACGAGAAAATCCCGCTACGTCACGGCGTCGTCGGGCAGGAAACCTGTGGCCCCGGCGGACTGGCCTACGGCCTGCGCACCATTCTGCCGATGGCTGAGCTTATCGATCTGGCTGAGCTCTATGCGCATAAAGAGGCGTGGATCGTCAATTACTCCAACCCTGCCGCGATCGTTGCCGAAGGCGTACGCCGCCTGCGTCCTAACGCCCGCGTGCTGAATATCTGCGACATGCCGGTTGCCGCGATGCGTAACATTGCCGCCGTGCTGGGCGTCGATCGTCACGACATCACGGTGGACTATTTCGGGTTGAACCACTTCGGCTGGTTTACCCGCGTGCTGGTCGATGGTGTCGATCGTATGCCGGAGTTGCGCGAACACATCGCCCGCTACGGCCTGCTGACCGCCGATGCCGCCGATACTGACCCACAACACGCCGATCCATCGTGGGTGAAAACCTGGCGCAACATCAAACCCATCATGGATCATTTCCCTGAGTTCGTGCCGAATCCGTATTTGCAGTATTACCTGATGCCGAATCAGATCGTGGAACATCAGGATCCTGACTACACGCGCGCCAATGAAGTGATGGACGGGCGTGAGAAGAAGCTGTTTGCGGCTGCCGCCAGCTACAAAGACACCGGTATTCTGTCGGATGCGTTCCACGTTGGCGTACACGGCGCGTTCATTGTTGATGTCGCCTGCTCGCTGGCGTTCGATCTGCGTCAGCGTCATCTGGTGATCGTCGAGAATAAAGGTGCCATCGCCAATCTGCCGTACGACGCGATGGTCGAAGTGCCCGCCTATATCACCGCGCAAGGGCCGGAGCCGGTGCGGATGGGGAACGTACCGCAGTTCCATCGTGCCTTACTGGAACAGCAGTTGGCGTCCGAACAATTGCTAGTAGAAGCCACGCTGGAAGGCAGCTACGAGAAGGCCTTGCAGGCATTTACCCTGAACCGTACCGTGCCGACGATGCAGCACGCCAAAGCCATTCTGGATGAGATGATTGAAGCCAATCAGGATTACTGGCCGCAATTAAAACAAGCATATAGAGACGGTATCGCCCAATAA
- a CDS encoding MurR/RpiR family transcriptional regulator: protein MDNRLASLMQHGQVLTRAEYRVLAFIAEHSSLIGKITVRELAQKTYVSTATIMRLCQKIGFSGYSEFIYHCKTLLTDNPRLAPSPVDTPDDASLPDAFPHFVDNYRRTFAYISHQDRATFSAILRQESHFFLYGAGFSHLFAEYLAKKLQVLGKDAFSSGLGDSRGIFLNNAPKYQVFIAISRSGETEQVLDKARIAKNIGMKVIAFTRASLNSLGELADLHFRLYDDAVHYAAEAGEISSFESNMVMLIDLLLLQATAEKS from the coding sequence GTGGATAATCGGCTGGCATCCTTAATGCAGCATGGTCAGGTACTGACGCGCGCGGAGTATCGCGTGCTGGCTTTTATCGCCGAACATTCGTCGTTGATAGGCAAAATAACGGTGCGTGAACTGGCGCAGAAGACCTATGTCTCCACCGCCACCATCATGCGGCTGTGCCAGAAAATCGGCTTTAGCGGCTACAGCGAATTCATTTATCACTGTAAAACGCTGCTCACGGATAATCCGCGTCTGGCTCCCTCGCCCGTCGACACGCCTGATGACGCTTCGCTTCCCGATGCCTTCCCGCATTTTGTCGACAATTACCGCCGCACATTTGCCTACATTAGCCATCAGGATAGAGCGACGTTCAGCGCTATCCTGCGACAGGAAAGCCATTTTTTCCTCTATGGCGCGGGGTTCTCCCATCTGTTTGCCGAGTATTTGGCGAAGAAGTTACAGGTGTTGGGGAAAGATGCGTTCTCTTCCGGGCTAGGAGACAGCCGAGGCATTTTTCTTAATAACGCACCGAAATATCAGGTGTTTATCGCTATCTCCCGCAGTGGAGAGACCGAACAAGTGTTGGATAAGGCGCGTATCGCCAAAAACATTGGCATGAAAGTGATCGCGTTTACCCGAGCGTCGTTGAATTCATTAGGCGAGTTGGCCGATTTACACTTCCGGCTCTACGATGATGCGGTTCACTATGCGGCGGAAGCTGGCGAGATTAGCTCATTTGAATCGAATATGGTGATGCTGATCGATTTACTGTTGTTGCAGGCAACAGCGGAAAAATCGTAA